A DNA window from Dehalococcoidia bacterium contains the following coding sequences:
- a CDS encoding glycosyltransferase yields the protein MLGSVPTTPKSLEDYRQIIGDERTEEILALADSLKDARVLHVNATAFGGGVAEILATMVPLFNDVGLHADWQVIKGAEEFFNITKAMHNSLQGMYYDWTPGAREIWLNYNKLNADLFDDSYDFVVIHDPQPAAMLSFLDEATGSHRGKWVWRCHIDLTEAQVQVWDFLRPHIERYDAAIFTLPDYVKDDLTGPHIYSVPPAIDPLSPKNVDLPIDTVNGILQRYGVDPDRPMVTQISRFDPWKDPLGVIDVYRNAKIEFPELQLVMIASMASDDPEGWDWYERTVRRAGEDFDIHILSNLNGVGSIEVNAFQRAARVVIQKSVREGFGLVVSEALWKGRPVVAGNVGGIPLQIVSGKTGYLVNTAEECSERLLSLLHNREAADQMGAEGVEYVRDKFLTTRYLRDYLNIFRDLAGLSTQAQRPRSAQRVRH from the coding sequence GTGCTCGGTTCCGTCCCCACGACGCCGAAATCCCTCGAGGACTACCGGCAGATCATCGGCGACGAACGGACCGAGGAGATTCTCGCCCTTGCCGACTCCCTGAAGGACGCGCGCGTCCTGCACGTCAACGCGACCGCGTTCGGCGGCGGCGTCGCCGAGATCCTCGCAACGATGGTGCCGCTGTTCAACGACGTGGGTCTCCACGCCGACTGGCAGGTGATCAAGGGCGCCGAAGAGTTCTTCAACATCACCAAGGCGATGCACAACAGTCTGCAGGGGATGTACTACGACTGGACCCCCGGCGCCCGCGAGATCTGGCTCAACTACAACAAGCTCAACGCCGACCTGTTCGATGACTCCTACGACTTCGTGGTCATTCATGACCCGCAGCCGGCCGCCATGCTCTCGTTCCTCGATGAGGCGACGGGCTCACATCGGGGCAAATGGGTGTGGCGCTGCCATATCGACCTCACCGAAGCTCAGGTGCAGGTCTGGGACTTTCTGCGCCCGCACATTGAGCGGTACGACGCAGCGATCTTCACGCTTCCCGACTACGTCAAGGACGACCTCACCGGCCCGCACATTTACTCTGTGCCGCCCGCCATCGATCCGCTCAGTCCGAAGAACGTCGACCTCCCGATCGACACGGTCAATGGCATCCTCCAGCGCTACGGCGTCGACCCCGACCGGCCGATGGTCACGCAGATCTCGCGCTTCGATCCCTGGAAGGACCCGCTCGGCGTGATCGATGTCTATCGCAACGCCAAGATCGAGTTCCCCGAACTCCAGCTCGTCATGATCGCGTCGATGGCCAGCGACGACCCGGAAGGCTGGGACTGGTACGAGCGCACGGTGCGCCGCGCCGGCGAGGACTTCGACATCCACATCCTTTCGAACCTCAACGGCGTCGGCAGTATCGAGGTCAACGCGTTCCAGCGCGCGGCGCGCGTGGTCATCCAGAAGTCGGTCCGCGAAGGATTCGGGCTCGTAGTCTCGGAGGCGCTATGGAAGGGACGTCCAGTAGTCGCGGGGAACGTGGGTGGCATTCCACTGCAGATCGTGAGCGGGAAGACGGGATACCTGGTCAACACAGCCGAGGAATGTTCGGAGAGGCTTCTCTCGCTCCTCCACAACCGCGAAGCGGCGGACCAGATGGGCGCGGAAGGAGTCGAGTACGTACGGGACAAGTTCCTGACTACGCGCTACCTGCGGGACTACCTCAACATCTTTCGCGACCTGGCCGGACTGTCCACGCAGGCTCAGCGCCCGCGCTCCGCACAGCGCGTGCGGCACTAG
- a CDS encoding glucose-1-phosphate adenylyltransferase: protein MKRVVALILAGGQGDRLSVLSEERAKPAVIFGGRYRIIDFALSNIVNSGVTRVGVLTQYRPRSLNDHIGIGRPWDLDRAGGGVTLLQPYLGRESSDWYRGTADAVFQNIYYLEESRADVVLILAGDHVYKMNYDELISYHVAKGADVTVPLYRVPMDQAHRFGVLTLGEDSRIVEFDEKPEQPQSNLISMGIYVFNRRALIEQLVADARLDTTHDFGRDIVPAMVEDPTQNVYGFQFEGYWRDVGTIESYYDGNMDLLEDLPELNMYDPDTRIRSRVTGYPPAKIGHRAYISRSLLDLGSIINGHVEHSVLSPGVFVEEGAVVRDSIIFDDCRIESGAIVERSIVDKQTVVGKNAYVGYGDDWTINRERPDIVNCGITIIGKRARVEPYVRVGRNVVIGPNVVAEGVQDGTIPSGTTMRSPEKHFPYTV from the coding sequence ATGAAACGCGTCGTGGCGCTCATCCTGGCTGGAGGCCAGGGCGATCGCCTCAGCGTCCTCAGCGAAGAGCGTGCAAAGCCCGCCGTCATCTTCGGCGGACGCTACCGGATCATCGACTTCGCGCTCAGCAACATCGTCAACTCAGGCGTCACCCGCGTCGGCGTACTGACGCAGTATCGGCCGCGCTCGCTCAACGACCACATCGGCATCGGCCGTCCGTGGGACCTGGACCGCGCCGGCGGCGGCGTGACGCTGCTCCAGCCGTACCTCGGACGCGAGAGTTCGGATTGGTACCGCGGCACGGCAGACGCCGTGTTCCAAAACATCTACTACCTCGAAGAGTCGCGCGCCGATGTCGTGCTGATCCTCGCCGGCGACCACGTCTACAAGATGAACTACGACGAACTGATCTCGTACCACGTCGCGAAGGGCGCCGATGTCACGGTGCCGCTGTACCGCGTCCCGATGGATCAGGCCCACCGCTTCGGCGTGCTCACACTCGGCGAAGACAGCCGCATCGTCGAGTTCGACGAGAAGCCGGAACAGCCGCAGTCGAACCTGATCTCCATGGGCATTTACGTCTTTAACCGACGCGCGCTCATTGAGCAGCTCGTCGCCGATGCCCGGCTCGACACCACGCACGACTTCGGTCGCGACATTGTCCCGGCGATGGTCGAAGATCCGACCCAGAACGTCTACGGTTTTCAGTTCGAAGGCTACTGGCGTGACGTCGGCACGATCGAGTCCTACTACGACGGCAACATGGATCTGCTCGAAGACCTGCCCGAACTGAACATGTACGACCCCGATACGCGCATCCGCTCGCGCGTGACGGGCTACCCGCCCGCGAAGATCGGCCATCGCGCGTACATCTCGCGGTCGTTGCTCGACCTCGGCAGCATCATCAACGGCCACGTCGAGCATTCGGTGTTGTCGCCGGGCGTCTTCGTCGAGGAGGGCGCGGTCGTGCGCGATTCGATCATCTTCGACGACTGCCGGATCGAATCCGGCGCCATCGTGGAGCGCTCGATCGTCGACAAGCAGACGGTCGTCGGCAAGAACGCCTATGTTGGCTATGGCGATGACTGGACGATCAACCGCGAGCGTCCGGATATCGTGAATTGCGGTATTACCATCATCGGGAAGCGTGCGCGTGTCGAGCCTTACGTGCGCGTCGGGCGCAACGTGGTCATCGGCCCTAACGTCGTCGCGGAGGGTGTCCAGGACGGCACCATCCCCAGCGGCACGACCATGCGCTCGCCGGAAAAGCACTTCCCATACACCGTATAG
- a CDS encoding XamI family restriction endonuclease, translating to MADRRALPQTWTRDQLTLIPDRSIDAFISWFQEKGNTSHRNHYATAVESVERLLSISNDLRNLSKDTLLRGEKSIREAARYVAGPPLSSDDLKILARMKRLWEPDRLQDLVDVIVSARDPLRFPWLFETPPRAPLAEERRLAVAWTAGLLAAQKASTERRGESSKRQEAAVDAVLSSIGFKKESARAIRSIRDLETGTYCRQSMVSSTRADLSVGLWDGRLLLLECKVSNSEVNSYKRLNAEVGRKETVWRNEFGNQAVTGAVLAGAFSLENLASAQTNGIYLFWEADLGSLVSFVGSTK from the coding sequence ATGGCTGATCGGCGCGCCCTGCCTCAAACGTGGACGCGCGACCAACTCACCCTTATACCCGATCGCTCTATAGACGCCTTCATTTCGTGGTTTCAGGAAAAGGGCAACACTTCCCATCGTAATCACTACGCGACGGCAGTTGAGTCAGTCGAGCGGCTGCTTTCGATCTCGAACGATCTCCGGAACCTCTCGAAGGACACGCTGCTTCGTGGCGAGAAGTCGATTCGCGAGGCCGCGCGTTACGTCGCCGGACCACCACTGAGTAGCGACGATCTAAAGATTCTCGCACGAATGAAAAGATTATGGGAGCCGGACCGATTACAAGATCTGGTTGATGTCATTGTTAGCGCGCGAGATCCGCTGAGGTTTCCATGGCTATTCGAGACACCACCCCGTGCGCCCTTAGCGGAGGAACGGCGACTGGCCGTCGCTTGGACTGCGGGCCTGCTCGCAGCGCAGAAGGCATCAACAGAGAGAAGGGGCGAGTCATCCAAGCGCCAGGAGGCCGCTGTCGATGCCGTTCTCAGCAGCATCGGATTCAAGAAGGAGTCCGCCCGAGCCATCCGGTCCATTCGGGATCTAGAGACGGGTACGTACTGTCGTCAGTCAATGGTCTCAAGCACGCGCGCAGACCTATCGGTGGGCCTCTGGGATGGTCGCCTTCTCTTGCTGGAATGCAAGGTGTCGAATTCTGAGGTCAATAGCTACAAGCGATTGAATGCCGAAGTTGGACGCAAGGAGACAGTGTGGAGAAATGAGTTTGGCAATCAAGCCGTCACTGGAGCCGTACTGGCCGGTGCTTTCAGCCTTGAGAACCTCGCCAGTGCGCAGACGAACGGCATCTATTTATTTTGGGAAGCGGATCTGGGCTCGCTGGTTTCATTCGTCGGATCCACTAAGTGA
- a CDS encoding ATPase domain-containing protein: MAVTDAVMDGTRRTVSTGSSEIDKKMGGGIPEGSLILIEGSSNAGKSVITQQLVHGALNAGFRASLYTTENTARSLFRQMASLSLDVTDFYLLGALNVYPVPAAMDEESADKAFHKLLMHMNTLLGRYDCVFIDSLTSFVSQVPESHTLQFLSAVKELVDQNMTIFFTMHSHAFEEAMFMRIRSLCDAHLRLRTEEMRDQLMKVLEVAKVRGAEKTTGNIINFDVEPGLGMKIIPVSSAKA; encoded by the coding sequence GTGGCTGTTACTGATGCGGTGATGGACGGGACGCGGCGGACGGTCTCGACCGGAAGCAGCGAGATCGATAAGAAGATGGGCGGCGGCATCCCGGAAGGGTCGCTGATCCTCATCGAGGGGTCGTCGAACGCCGGCAAGAGCGTGATCACGCAGCAGCTCGTACACGGCGCGCTGAACGCGGGCTTCCGGGCGTCGCTGTACACGACGGAGAACACGGCGCGCAGCCTGTTCCGGCAGATGGCGAGCCTGAGCCTCGACGTGACGGACTTCTACCTGCTCGGCGCGCTCAACGTGTACCCGGTGCCGGCGGCGATGGACGAGGAGTCGGCGGACAAGGCGTTCCACAAGCTGCTCATGCACATGAACACGCTGCTCGGCCGCTACGACTGCGTGTTCATCGATTCGCTGACGTCGTTCGTGTCGCAGGTGCCGGAGTCGCACACGCTGCAATTCTTGTCGGCGGTGAAGGAGCTGGTCGACCAGAACATGACCATCTTCTTCACCATGCACTCGCACGCGTTTGAAGAGGCGATGTTCATGCGCATCCGCTCGCTGTGCGATGCGCACCTGCGGCTGCGGACGGAGGAGATGCGCGATCAACTCATGAAGGTGCTCGAAGTGGCGAAGGTGCGCGGCGCCGAGAAGACGACGGGCAACATCATCAACTTCGACGTCGAGCCGGGGCTGGGGATGAAGATCATCCCGGTATCGAGCGCGAAGGCGTAG
- a CDS encoding 1,4-alpha-glucan branching protein domain-containing protein encodes MSKKQGAFTFVLHSHLPYARMAGRWPHGEEWIHEGAADTYIPLLSALHDLAAEGVPYRLTISITPVLAEQLADGDILRNLDDYIEDQLARAVSDISRFEREGEPHRAYVATFYRDRFAGLLHEFRDRFGRDLLGAFRRLQDQGYVELATSAATHGYLPLFERDSSIYAQIRQGVRTYERHFGRKPESFWLPECAYRAGYLREDGQHKPGLEAFLADQGLLVFFVETNAILGGKPVGKAAGDAVGPYGQVPKRYTVPQPDYPAPNERTTFQPYWVADPRVAAIGRNVETGLQVWSADHGYPGDFVYREFHKKDGESGLHYWRTTGARVELGDKDFYEPHAAFERTKDHARHFSDLVEQQIASYATTSGKYGIVSAAYDTELFGHWWFEGVAWLKEVLRNLSRSEVVDLTGAAQYVREHPAEDVVSLPEGSWGQQGTHFTWYNADTSWMWPIINGAQRRMEEIVAQRPGAPAEALAQLARELLLLESSDWPFLVTTGQARQYAELRFTSHVERFNSVAMQIEQGQVDMASVRALYERDKLFPDADPRDFEAREGRTGRPADATRGR; translated from the coding sequence ATGAGCAAGAAGCAAGGCGCGTTCACATTCGTCCTCCACTCCCACTTGCCGTATGCCCGCATGGCGGGTCGCTGGCCTCACGGTGAAGAGTGGATCCACGAAGGCGCCGCCGACACGTATATACCGCTGCTCTCCGCGCTTCACGATCTCGCCGCCGAAGGCGTGCCGTATCGTCTGACGATCAGCATTACGCCGGTGCTCGCCGAGCAACTCGCCGACGGCGATATCCTGCGCAACCTCGACGACTACATCGAAGACCAACTCGCGCGAGCCGTGAGCGACATCAGCCGATTCGAGCGCGAGGGCGAGCCGCACCGCGCGTACGTCGCCACGTTCTATCGCGATCGGTTCGCCGGCCTGCTGCACGAATTCCGCGATCGCTTCGGCCGCGATCTGCTGGGCGCGTTTCGCAGGCTGCAGGACCAGGGCTACGTCGAACTCGCCACGAGCGCCGCGACGCACGGCTATCTGCCGCTGTTCGAGCGCGACTCGTCGATCTACGCGCAGATACGGCAGGGCGTACGCACATACGAACGGCACTTCGGACGCAAGCCGGAGTCCTTCTGGCTGCCGGAGTGCGCCTATCGGGCGGGCTACCTGCGCGAGGACGGGCAGCACAAGCCGGGGCTCGAGGCGTTCCTCGCCGACCAGGGCCTGCTCGTCTTCTTCGTCGAGACCAACGCCATCCTGGGCGGCAAGCCCGTCGGCAAGGCGGCCGGCGACGCCGTCGGCCCTTACGGCCAGGTGCCCAAGCGCTACACCGTGCCACAGCCTGACTATCCCGCACCAAATGAACGCACGACCTTCCAGCCGTACTGGGTTGCGGATCCGCGCGTAGCCGCCATCGGACGGAACGTCGAGACCGGATTGCAGGTATGGTCGGCCGACCACGGCTACCCCGGCGACTTCGTCTACCGCGAGTTCCACAAGAAAGACGGCGAGTCGGGGCTCCACTACTGGCGCACGACGGGCGCCCGCGTCGAGCTTGGCGACAAGGACTTCTACGAACCGCACGCCGCTTTCGAGCGCACGAAGGACCACGCGCGGCACTTCAGCGATCTTGTCGAGCAGCAGATCGCGTCGTACGCGACGACCAGTGGCAAGTACGGCATCGTCAGCGCGGCGTACGACACCGAACTCTTCGGTCACTGGTGGTTCGAGGGTGTCGCCTGGCTGAAGGAAGTCCTGCGCAATCTTTCGCGGAGCGAGGTTGTCGACCTGACGGGCGCCGCGCAGTACGTGCGCGAGCACCCGGCCGAAGACGTCGTGTCCCTGCCCGAAGGTTCGTGGGGACAGCAGGGCACGCACTTCACCTGGTACAACGCCGACACGTCGTGGATGTGGCCGATCATCAACGGCGCCCAACGCCGCATGGAGGAGATCGTCGCCCAGCGCCCCGGCGCGCCGGCTGAGGCGCTCGCACAGCTTGCGCGGGAACTCTTGCTGCTTGAGTCGAGCGATTGGCCGTTTCTCGTCACCACCGGCCAGGCCCGGCAATACGCCGAATTGCGCTTCACCAGCCACGTCGAGCGCTTCAACAGCGTCGCCATGCAGATCGAGCAGGGGCAGGTGGACATGGCGTCCGTCAGGGCGCTCTACGAGCGCGACAAGCTCTTCCCGGATGCCGATCCGCGCGATTTCGAAGCGCGCGAGGGCAGGACGGGCCGCCCCGCCGACGCCACCCGCGGGCGATGA
- a CDS encoding ImmA/IrrE family metallo-endopeptidase has translation MNKHRWPQWQLAAVPSDRVAEQLALEVREFSLVGSASWSGPCDFQQVCERAGFRISYVPLEAGTGGHEALLVPRLDGSFDILVDDDPPPPDSLLAECEGDTDEQRAQYRIAHEIGHSFFYDRSSAPPRRLIPPSPQEERFCDLFASALLVPPGVTARISAVQEVLECRKRFEVSTAVASKALTREHPGTVVIKATTRRQDKPETIRLFVAWSIPNRFAPGTVLHSRAAAEAFCAGAARDEETVRIEGVLGRYLVDAVRMPDVSEILMVMMPTLRLARRRRLQMAFNI, from the coding sequence ATGAACAAACATCGCTGGCCTCAGTGGCAGTTGGCAGCCGTGCCAAGTGATCGTGTGGCTGAGCAGTTGGCACTCGAAGTACGCGAGTTTTCGCTGGTTGGTTCAGCCTCTTGGAGCGGCCCGTGTGACTTCCAGCAGGTGTGCGAGCGTGCCGGATTTCGTATCAGCTACGTGCCATTAGAGGCGGGCACGGGAGGACATGAAGCGCTCCTCGTGCCGCGTCTCGACGGGTCGTTCGACATTCTCGTCGACGACGATCCGCCACCTCCAGACTCTCTACTCGCTGAATGCGAAGGAGACACGGATGAGCAGCGCGCGCAATACAGAATCGCGCACGAAATCGGTCATAGCTTCTTCTATGACCGCTCCTCGGCGCCACCCCGCCGGCTTATTCCGCCCAGTCCTCAAGAGGAGCGATTCTGCGATCTGTTTGCCTCCGCGCTGCTAGTGCCGCCTGGCGTGACGGCGCGCATCAGCGCGGTGCAGGAAGTCCTTGAATGCAGGAAACGGTTCGAGGTTTCCACGGCCGTAGCAAGCAAAGCCTTAACGCGCGAGCACCCGGGAACGGTTGTAATAAAGGCTACGACGAGGCGACAAGACAAGCCGGAGACGATCCGGCTATTTGTCGCGTGGTCAATCCCTAATCGCTTTGCGCCTGGCACCGTGCTGCACAGTCGTGCCGCCGCGGAAGCGTTCTGTGCAGGTGCCGCGCGGGATGAGGAAACCGTGCGCATCGAAGGGGTGTTGGGACGCTACCTCGTGGATGCCGTCCGAATGCCCGATGTCTCAGAAATCCTCATGGTGATGATGCCCACGCTCCGTCTCGCGCGGAGGCGGCGCTTGCAAATGGCCTTCAATATCTAA
- a CDS encoding type II/IV secretion system ATPase subunit, whose translation MPARLPFDVAPDALPDGHSGAVAASCPIHGILATELREQADANPHLMAYLHRVPMAEFGVPEYFPEISRKMGDLKEPNLIYPVGKNTFIHIYPESAGDRNWYVAIEPGSDKIVDLLEQMEFRLLDFVEILAEAHTPEEKTAVLLKAIDDSCDVIDGEKPALASTMPNVDAGEGGFLKLPFASKSGGGGSRLRVTATDYNSLRYMVIRDKVGMGPLEPLISDNWIEDISCSGIGPVYIEHKVFKGLKSSINFDSHEELDDFVLKLAEKMKKPVTFRAPIVDATLPDGSRINIVYGGDVSKNGSNFTIRKFMGIPLSVIDICESGMMTYQMCGYLSLVVEEGLNFFVSGETASGKTTLMNALMTFVPPHAKIVSIEDTPEVVVPHPNWTREVVRGASSQGTGVDMFALLKAALRQRPNMIIIGEIRGEEGNIAFQAMMTGHAVSATFHAATVEKLIQRITGAPISVPRTYVDNLNVVVIASAVRLPSGKSGRRLISISEIIGYDPVQGSFSFVEIFRWDPVKDEFEFVGLNNSYLLEQRIAPSRGLSEKRRREIYKEVDRRGALLQKLAESGVNNFYELFKLLSKAQKQGLF comes from the coding sequence ATGCCGGCACGACTGCCGTTCGACGTCGCACCGGACGCGCTGCCCGATGGTCATTCGGGCGCAGTCGCGGCGTCGTGCCCGATCCACGGCATCCTGGCGACGGAGCTACGCGAGCAGGCCGACGCGAACCCGCACCTGATGGCGTACCTGCACCGCGTGCCGATGGCGGAGTTCGGCGTGCCGGAGTACTTCCCGGAGATCAGCCGCAAGATGGGCGACCTCAAGGAGCCGAACCTCATCTACCCCGTCGGCAAGAACACGTTCATCCACATCTACCCGGAGTCGGCGGGCGACCGTAACTGGTACGTCGCGATCGAGCCGGGGTCGGACAAGATCGTCGACTTGCTGGAGCAGATGGAGTTCCGGCTGCTGGACTTCGTCGAGATCCTGGCGGAGGCGCACACGCCCGAAGAGAAGACGGCGGTGCTGCTGAAGGCGATCGATGACTCGTGCGACGTCATCGACGGCGAGAAGCCGGCGCTGGCATCGACGATGCCGAACGTCGATGCGGGCGAGGGCGGCTTCTTGAAGTTGCCGTTCGCGTCGAAGAGCGGCGGCGGCGGTTCGAGGCTGCGCGTGACGGCGACGGACTACAACAGCCTGCGCTACATGGTGATCCGCGACAAAGTCGGCATGGGGCCGCTGGAGCCGCTGATCAGCGACAACTGGATCGAAGACATCTCGTGCAGCGGCATCGGGCCGGTGTATATCGAGCACAAGGTGTTCAAGGGGCTGAAGAGCAGCATCAACTTCGACTCGCACGAAGAGCTGGATGACTTCGTGCTGAAGCTCGCCGAGAAGATGAAGAAGCCCGTGACGTTCCGGGCGCCGATCGTCGATGCGACGCTGCCCGATGGCTCGCGCATCAACATCGTCTACGGCGGCGACGTTTCGAAGAACGGCTCGAACTTCACGATCAGAAAGTTCATGGGCATCCCGCTCAGCGTCATCGACATCTGCGAGTCGGGGATGATGACGTACCAGATGTGCGGTTACCTGTCGCTCGTCGTCGAGGAGGGGCTGAACTTCTTCGTGTCCGGCGAGACCGCATCTGGCAAGACGACGCTGATGAACGCGCTGATGACGTTCGTGCCGCCGCACGCCAAGATCGTCAGCATCGAAGACACGCCCGAAGTCGTCGTGCCGCACCCGAACTGGACGCGCGAAGTGGTGCGCGGCGCGTCGTCGCAGGGGACGGGCGTCGATATGTTCGCGCTCCTCAAGGCGGCGCTTCGGCAGCGCCCAAACATGATCATCATCGGCGAGATCCGCGGCGAAGAGGGCAACATCGCATTCCAGGCGATGATGACCGGCCACGCCGTCAGCGCGACGTTCCACGCGGCGACCGTCGAGAAGCTGATCCAGCGCATCACCGGCGCGCCGATCAGCGTGCCGCGGACGTACGTCGATAACCTGAACGTCGTGGTGATCGCGAGCGCCGTGCGGCTGCCGAGCGGCAAGTCGGGGCGCCGGCTGATCAGCATCAGCGAGATCATCGGCTACGACCCGGTGCAGGGATCGTTTTCGTTCGTCGAGATTTTCCGCTGGGACCCGGTGAAGGACGAGTTCGAGTTCGTCGGGCTGAACAACAGCTACCTGCTGGAGCAGCGCATCGCCCCGTCGCGCGGCCTCTCGGAGAAGCGCCGGCGCGAGATCTACAAAGAAGTCGACCGCCGCGGCGCGCTGCTGCAAAAGCTCGCCGAGTCCGGCGTCAACAACTTCTACGAGTTGTTCAAGCTCCTGTCGAAGGCGCAGAAGCAGGGGCTGTTTTAG
- a CDS encoding glycosyltransferase, with protein MYGTLALSHRALDDLADSAGRDAIDELRSLARPIEGLRVLNLSVTGFGTGTAELLNSSVPLMTDLGLDCSWQVVRTSEEFSHVTRAMYQALGGVYVSWTQEMTDTWLSYAAMNAGLLTEPFDVVIMHDPQPAAIRSYVADGGAKWLYHSHLDLSSAQDDVWMQLRQHIGQFDAAIFETERFKREDNGNIKTYIVPPAIDPNSPRNMPLPDDVVRTVLERYGIDPEQPLVVQVSPCDAASDLMGAADACSTLYEKFPGLQLAVILTTEPQDPQGRQCYDDLARRCGEDHQIFVLNMGNEVGNVEVNVFQRAADVIIQKGLRKGFGMWVSDALWKERPCVVAPVGGLQEQVIDGQTGIVAHTNEEFAAGIELLLKNRELAARYGENGRRHVARRFLITRYLRDYLQVLNALHRRS; from the coding sequence ATGTACGGCACTCTGGCGCTGTCGCATCGTGCGTTGGACGACCTTGCCGACTCGGCGGGTCGTGATGCCATCGATGAGCTACGTTCGCTCGCCCGACCCATCGAAGGCTTACGCGTCCTCAATCTGAGTGTCACGGGCTTCGGCACGGGCACCGCAGAATTGCTCAATTCGTCCGTCCCGCTGATGACCGATCTGGGCCTCGACTGTTCGTGGCAGGTCGTCCGCACCTCCGAGGAGTTCTCGCACGTGACGCGCGCCATGTATCAGGCGCTTGGCGGAGTGTACGTGTCGTGGACGCAGGAAATGACGGATACGTGGCTCAGTTATGCCGCGATGAACGCCGGCCTCCTGACCGAACCGTTCGACGTCGTCATCATGCACGATCCGCAGCCGGCCGCGATTCGGTCCTACGTTGCCGACGGCGGCGCGAAGTGGCTGTACCACTCGCATCTCGATCTGTCGTCCGCCCAGGACGATGTCTGGATGCAGCTGCGCCAACACATCGGCCAGTTCGATGCGGCTATTTTCGAAACGGAGCGCTTCAAGCGGGAAGACAACGGCAACATCAAGACGTACATCGTGCCGCCCGCGATCGATCCGAATAGCCCGCGCAACATGCCTCTCCCGGATGATGTCGTCCGCACCGTGCTGGAGCGTTACGGTATCGACCCCGAGCAGCCGCTGGTCGTGCAGGTGTCGCCGTGCGATGCTGCCAGTGACCTCATGGGCGCCGCCGATGCGTGCAGCACGCTCTACGAGAAGTTCCCGGGCCTCCAACTCGCCGTGATTCTCACGACCGAGCCGCAGGATCCGCAGGGACGCCAGTGCTACGACGACCTCGCACGCCGTTGCGGCGAGGACCACCAGATCTTCGTGCTCAACATGGGCAACGAGGTGGGCAACGTAGAGGTCAACGTCTTCCAGCGCGCCGCCGACGTGATCATCCAGAAGGGACTCCGCAAGGGCTTCGGCATGTGGGTGTCCGACGCGCTCTGGAAGGAGCGCCCCTGCGTCGTGGCGCCGGTGGGCGGCCTGCAGGAGCAGGTGATCGACGGCCAGACGGGGATCGTCGCGCACACGAACGAGGAATTCGCCGCAGGCATCGAACTGTTGCTGAAAAATCGGGAGTTGGCCGCGCGATATGGGGAAAACGGCCGCCGCCACGTTGCACGGCGATTTCTGATCACCCGATATCTACGTGACTACCTTCAGGTATTGAACGCGCTCCACAGGAGAAGCTAG